The genomic DNA CGGTAAGGCCAAGACCATTCATTGTTGTAATAAACCTTATCCGTAGTGATCATGATCGCGGCCTTAATTGAATCCAAACCCCGAAGTGCATCCAAAACATTGACAGTTCCCATCACGTTAGTCGCGAAAGTCGCGATCGGTTCGCGGTAACTGGGACGGACCAACGATTGGGCGGCAAAGTGGAACAAAATATCAGGCTTCGCGCGCTGAACCAGGTCATGAAGGGCAACCCCGTCCGTAATATCACAGAAATGGCTATCACAACGATCACTGACCTCAGCCAGAGAAAACAGGTTTGGACTGGAAATCGGAGGCAGGCTAATACCAGTGACATGCGCGCCCATTCCACTGAGCCATAAAGTCAGCCAAGCGCCTTTGAATCCCGTATGACCGGTCAGCAGAACGCGTTTGCCGCACCAAAACTGAGTTTTCACGACCAGACCTTCCAGGGTGCCTTTCCGGAAACCCAAAGGTCTTCCAGCAAGTTTTTCTCGCGCAATGTGTCCATTGGCTGCCAAAACCCGCAATGTTCGAAAGCCATCAGTTGCCCCATGGAGGCCAGGTGACTGAGCGGAGAGCCTTCCCAACTACTTTGGTCGTTTTCAATCAAATCCAAACATCGGGGCTTAAGTACGAAGAAACCACCATTAATCAGGCCGCCATCTCCACGAGGTTTTTCTGTAAATCCAACAACTTGATCGCCAAAAATTTGCAACGCTCCATAACGGCCGGGTGGCTGCACGGCTGTCACTGTGGCCCAACAACCATGCTGTCTATGAAATTTAATTTGCTCCGCAATATTGATGTCTGCAACGCCATCTCCATATGTGAAGCAAAATGACTCATCATGTTTTACATAATCAGCAACGCGACGGAGACGACCACCAGTCATGGTATTTTCACCTGTATCAACAAGAGTAACCCGCCAAGGTTCTGCATGTCGACAATGCACTTCCATTTCATTTTTTTTCATATCAAACGTAACGTCAGACATATGAAGAAAATAATTCGCAAAATACTCTTTAATAATATATCCTTTGTAACCACAACAGATTATGAAATCATTAACTCCGTGGCAAGAATATATCTTCATTATATGCCACAAAATAGGCTTCCCACCTATTTCTATCATTGGCTTGGGTTTAAGATGCGTTTCTTCTGAAATGCGGGTACCGAGACCACCCGCGAGGATTACGGCTTTCATGAATGATACCCTGAATCCGTGAAAAAGTTGCATTGAATATACAGTTTTGAAACATTTTGCACTTGAAATAAATCAATGATATCGGTATATTGAACTTGCTTTTC from Desulfomicrobium macestii includes the following:
- the rfbF gene encoding glucose-1-phosphate cytidylyltransferase, whose product is MKAVILAGGLGTRISEETHLKPKPMIEIGGKPILWHIMKIYSCHGVNDFIICCGYKGYIIKEYFANYFLHMSDVTFDMKKNEMEVHCRHAEPWRVTLVDTGENTMTGGRLRRVADYVKHDESFCFTYGDGVADINIAEQIKFHRQHGCWATVTAVQPPGRYGALQIFGDQVVGFTEKPRGDGGLINGGFFVLKPRCLDLIENDQSSWEGSPLSHLASMGQLMAFEHCGFWQPMDTLREKNLLEDLWVSGKAPWKVWS